The following are from one region of the Prunus dulcis unplaced genomic scaffold, ALMONDv2, whole genome shotgun sequence genome:
- the LOC117613374 gene encoding lectin-like: protein MADSAKGEFQEFKKMKVWVEKKSRCMALYARRLDVTWGFPPYWVWNCYRETSEDNVEVVKLSSVCFLNVRGQFKMSELSAGVVYKVKLTNGAFGWELPVTVKIRFPDGTEQKRQYSLFQKPRGQWIELSGGSFEVKGEETGEVWFDLCQHGGHWKRGLIIQGIIIKPAEKID from the exons ATGGCGGATTCTGCGAAAGGCGAATTCCAGGAGTTCAAGAAAATG AAAGTATGGGTTGAGAAGAAATCTAGATGCATGGCGTTGTACGCAAGAAGGTTAGATGTCACTTGGGGTTTCCCTCCATACTGGGTTTGGAATTGTTACAGAGAAACAAG TGAGGACAACGTCGAGGTAGTCAAGCTATCGTCTGTATGCTTTCTGAATGTGAGAGGACAATTCAAGATGTCAGAGCTCTCAGCAGGAGTTGTTTACAAAGTCAAATTAACAAATGGAGCATTTGGATGGGAACTCCCTGTTACTGTTAAGATCAGATTCCCAGACGGAACAGAGCAAAAGCGGCAATATAGTCTGTTTCAGAAGCCGAGAGGGCAGTGGATAGAGCTTAGTGGTGGTAGTTTTGAGGTTAAGGGAGAAGAAACTGGAGAAGTGTGGTTTGATCTTTGTCAACATGGGGGACACTGGAAGAGAGGGCTTATCATCCAAGGTATCATCATCAAGCCGGCTGAAAAGATTGACTAG